One Coffea eugenioides isolate CCC68of unplaced genomic scaffold, Ceug_1.0 ScVebR1_2008;HRSCAF=2956, whole genome shotgun sequence genomic window, TCCGAGGAGCCCTTAGGCATGAAAGAAAAGGGCATAGGCTTCAAAGGATTCGGGCCCAATTGGATGAGCTCGATCAGGCATCTCAGGTATTGACTTtctctttgtttcttttcatgcttttttttccttttttaattccGGGTTCATGGTCCCTTTGTCCTGTCTCGTCAATTTCCCTCGTCCCTTGTTATCGTTCTTGAAGAAATGACGATCTTGGTAAAATTCacccccttttttcttttaccttttGGGCAAATGTACCTTCTTTGACTCGTAATTTTAGCTGGAATTGCTAGTAGAATATGAAGATCTCAGGTGTTTGATTTTGCTTTTATGATCAAATTCTTTTTGCTGTTCTGGCTCCTCTCTCCTTATCCCGTTTATCTATCATTCTTTTGCGCCGGCAAATTATTGATGTGATGAGGGAAACTAAGAATCCCATGACTGGCCAAGTCcaatgaaatatatatatatatgtacatgtatATGTGTGTTCAGCTATTACTGTTCAATGTTGTTCCTGATATTGGTAATGAGAGTTGAAGTGCATCCATTTGAGTTGTACATACAGTCCCTTTAGGTCTATGGAGTGATCGCACAGAACAATTGCAGCTCTTGTTACTCTTGTTGATGTTTTGGAATGTCTATGGAGAGGTGCACCATTTACTGCCTTATTGTGCTGTGAGCATCGCAGAGATACATAATTATGTAAATTGAGAACTGCTGATGTGGCCTTGACTTAGTTCTGAATTTGTTAACCTTTTTCATATATGGGTCAAAAGCGAGGTGAAAGTAGTGGACCTGATATTCGTTATGTTGTGGTAGAATAATAACCATTTTGTCTATCTTTGCTTGGTTTGGCATGGTAGAGAGTATTCCTGGCCTAGTAGAGACTATTCCTGCCATATGTTCAAAAGACATTTAACATTGATTGCAAGGATGATACCGTTATAAGCGTAGCGATAATGGGGTTATTTTGATGTATGGAAAGATCTCATTTAATGGGTGCAATGTAGGGCTTCATTTTAAATTGCATTCCTGGAGCTTACTTAGGTGTTACTTCATTACTTGGTTTGCAGCACTGGATTCTAGTGATGACCAGTTTTCTGTTTCGCAAATGTTTCTTCTATCCTAATTGTCTGGTTGGCCAAAGAGCCTCATATCGgactgaaaaattttgaatttaatgaTTAGAAAAGTTGTAAATGCCACATCTGTTGCCCGATTTTTTTATCTGCACTTTGGTGAAACTATACCTATGACATTATTGTCCATATTTATGATGTGGTGTAGAATTTCATGCTCTTAGTCTGAGAATCTGTGACTAATGTTCGTATCTTCTTCAGGACATGAAAGATATGAGAGATTGTTATGACAGATTACTTTCAGCTGCAGCTGCCACTGCAAACAGCGTTTATGGTAACTTCTTCAACTTCTTTACTAAATCTATACCTTAACTTTGTGCACTAATGCTTGGCCTATCCTGTTTCATAAGATCTTTAGTGCTCAAACTATTACTTACGGCATCTGAAGTGAAAATATTGTGGAAAAGAGTACAATCTATCATATATGTTGGAAGTCTTCCTTGGTATTTGCCTTGAAGAGTTAGGTCTATTTCTGTTAGGCTTGATCTAAATTCATCTCAACTAGAAAATAAGGAAAACTAGATGCTGAATCAATAAAGGTGCTTCTTACCTCATAATTCCAAAGTCAAGTCCCTTATACATTTTTTACTCTTTATTTGCTTCTCTACTCATGCAGCCTTGCTCTTTAATTGTACTGCATTATTTGTCTTATAATCCTTTCAATATCATCTTCAACAGCAGTTAATCATACCAATTTAATCTCTTGCTTCTTGCTCCTTACCAAATTCCTTGATAGTACGTGTCCCATCTTGACTTTTGTAAGATTCTGTTGGTTATTTGTTTATTCTTTCTTCTCTTCATCTGGCATTTCCTTATATTGCATCATAAAGGAAACTTCACTAATCAAGTCAATCTTCTTTCAGAATTTTCAGAATCACTTGGGGAAATGGGTGATTGTCTACTTGAGAAAACTGCTTTGACTGATGACGAGGAAAGTGGTGAGTAAACATACTTTTTCATATTCCTTTCCCTGGAGTTACCCCAATTTGGTAAGTACACCTATTTTCTTGAAGAGCGAAATTGGAATTGGTCGTTATTGCTGTGTCTTTGGAATGTAAATACATGATTTTTGGACACCTTGTGAAGTCATAGGACTGGAGTTCAGCTGCAAATAGTGCCTTTGCCTGGCATTTTGGCTAAGCAATGGACTATTCTTTGTGAACAAGAATAAATGCACGTGTTTTTCACCCTTTACACACTCTGTGGGACACATTGTATGGAGCTTTAGCCACAAAAGATGACAATTGATTTCAAGTACACACAACTAATACCCGAACTGGCAAAAAATAAATTCTATGACCTTTTTTTCCGATATTTTAATGTTTAGGTGCAGTTAAGAACACTTACGACAACATATGGTCAACTTGGTCTACGcttttttggtttttccttTTGGGTGGAGGGTGTTAAAAAGGAATGAGGATGAGGTTTTACTGCAAAATAAGTGTAGGGATACACCTTCATCTAATTTAAGTTCCTTGTTAACTAGAGATTAGGACATGCAAAGTATGAACCTCTGAACTTTAATCGTTCCATTTGTAAAACTTAAAGAAGATTGATAGTTTTCCATGTCATATCACAATAAATGAGCCTTTCCCCTTGATATTTGAGACTTTCATGCCAAATATATCAAAATGGTGATGATTTTGTCTTTGTTACTGGTCGAAATAACATAGGTGCTTCTGTTATTATGCAGGTAAAGTTCTGCTCATGCTGGGAAAAGTGCAGCTAGAGCTTCAGAAACTTGTTGATAGCTATGTAAGCACTTGAGCTAATGTCCATTTTACATAGTAATTCTTACATCAGATGCATATTCAAGAACTAGTATGTTTCTGTATTTCAGCGCTCTCATATATTCCAGACAATCACAATCCCATCAGAGTCCCTTCTTAATGAACTCCGCATTGTTGAGGTGCATGGTTCAGTCTCTATACTGTTTAATTCGTCGACAGTTGATGTTAATTTGATGTTAATTTGTTTTCATAAATACCTTTTGTTCCTGGACTGACTTCATTTAGGTTTTGTAATTTCATTGCATTGACAGTTGATGATATGTCTTCTTTGCAGGAGATGAAGAGACGATGTGATGAGAAAAGGTTCAAATTGACGTATAAGTTTATTAAGTTACCTGTATTGTACACTGTTAGTTATTTTTTCTTATTCTGTGTTCACATTCAGAGAAATATATGATGAGGTCATAAAAAAATCCAGAGAGAGAGGGAGGTTAAGGAGTAGCAAGGGCGAGTGTTTTTCATCTCACCAGATGCAAGCAGCTCATGATGAGTATGATGAGGAGGCAAATACATTTGTATTCCGAATGAAATCTCTGAGGCAAGGACAATCACGCAGTCTTTTAACACAGGCAGCTCGACATCATGCTGCTCAGGTTTTATTCTGAATGTTGGTCTTTCATTATGTACCCTAGATTTTATGTCagatgttaatgaatgtaatcTCGTTGATTCTGTGAAACAGTTGTCTTTCTTAAGAAGGGCTCTCAAATCGCTTGAGGCAATTGAGCCACATGTCAAGCTAGTTGCTGAAGAGCAACATATAGACTACCAATTTCGTGGACTTGAAGATGATGATGGGTATGATGACGATGAtgacgatgatgatgatgatgatgctgaAGGTGGCTCCGAATCACAGG contains:
- the LOC113756128 gene encoding uncharacterized protein At2g33490-like produces the protein MKTSLKKLRGALRHERKGHRLQRIRAQLDELDQASQDMKDMRDCYDRLLSAAAATANSVYEFSESLGEMGDCLLEKTALTDDEESGKVLLMLGKVQLELQKLVDSYRSHIFQTITIPSESLLNELRIVEEMKRRCDEKREIYDEVIKKSRERGRLRSSKGECFSSHQMQAAHDEYDEEANTFVFRMKSLRQGQSRSLLTQAARHHAAQLSFLRRALKSLEAIEPHVKLVAEEQHIDYQFRGLEDDDGYDDDDDDDDDDDAEGGSESQDDSELSFDYGQNNQGQEVDASRSSME